A genomic window from Panthera tigris isolate Pti1 chromosome B4, P.tigris_Pti1_mat1.1, whole genome shotgun sequence includes:
- the PROSER2 gene encoding proline and serine-rich protein 2 isoform X3 — translation MSYGTTGRTQARVCQWGHLNGRSSPTGTCQGTWIPPRALQEILTLSWLLSSAKQLFAFSLPFPTPTPVTQDDESLKYLTHEEKDVILFFEETIDSLEDDCEEQVLCDSGVHSHSPGSLDESTSSHSEPGDVIDLVQPAPEEGEPEFLPAATETAGAGPAGKEDSPVLECGKPEAQGRPSPDPEAPEAPPVLPSQPVAAPATEPPRRELPAPAAPAEHPKLPRSVPTPLVIAQKMSEKLAGSETFSPASPTEEGRPGEWRTLPSATPRTGGRLPWHRHPAQPAPKVHRFPSNISVTNSAGKEFNKTISRAAVSVQERKARVLANINGVSFLSPGDPEGRAPGGDLAEQGSSGSPEQGPRGRSEAGPVHEAVSVQAGGQPGAQRSRGVQTEWSPPLANGFQSIHDVLKSEPSAFVSTGKTVTFRPDPALTSKLARQNASKSFYEHRQPDCGQDARKRSGSLPRAVGFRPQGITVQFSGRGSTEEARREALRKLGLLKENL, via the exons GTACCACGGGGAGGACACAGGCACGGGTTTGTCAGTGGGGCCACCTGAATGGCAGATCCTCCCCGACGGGAACTTGTCAAGGGACGTGGATTCCACCCAGGGCTCTGCAAGAGATCCTGACTTTGTCATGGCTTCTCTCTTCAGCAAAACAACTGTTTGCTTTCTCCCTTCCGTTCCCAACCCCCACACCCGTTACACAGGATGATGAGAGCCTCAAGTACCTGACACATGAGGAAAAGGATGTCATCCTGTTTTTTGAAGAGACTATTGATTCCCTGGAAGATGATTGTGAGGAGCAAGTCCTGTGTGACAGCGGTGTGCACTCCCACTCTCCAGGGTCTCTGGACGAGAGCACTTCCAGTCACTCGGAGCCGGGAGATGTCATCGATTTAGTGCAGCCGGCACCTGAGGAGGGGGAACCCGAGTTCCTCCCGGCTGCGACTGAGACAGCAG GGGCTGGCCCTGCCGGGAAGGAAGACAGTCCGGTCCTCGAATGCGGGAAACCAGAAGCCCAGGGTCGTCCATCACCAGACCCCGAGGCTCCAGAGGCCCCTCCGGTGCTGCCCTCCCAGCCGGTGGCCGCCCCGgcgacagagccccccaggagAGAGCTGCCGGCCCCCGCTGCTCCCGCGGAGCACCCCAAACTGCCCCGCTCCGTTCCCACCCCCCTGGTTATCGCTCAGAAAATGTCCGAGAAGTTGGCGGGAAGTGAAACATTTTCACCGGCGTCCCCCACCGAGGAGGGCAGGCCCGGGGAGTGGAGGACGCTGCCCTCGGCGACCCCTCGGACGGGGGGCCGCCTCCCGTGGCACAGACACCCGGCGCAGCCGGCGCCCAAGGTTCACCGCTTCCCCAGCAACATCAGCGTGACCAACAGCGCGGGGAAGGAGTTCAACAAGACCATCTCCAGGGCGGCGGTCAGCGTGCAGGAGCGGAAGGCCCGGGTGTTGGCCAACATCAACGGGGTCTCTTTCCTGTCCCCGGGGGACCCCGAAGGCCGGGCCCCCGGGGGTGACCTCGCGGAGCAGGGGAGCAGCGGCTCTCCGGAGCAGGGGCCGCGTGGCCGGAGCGAGGCCGGCCCCGTCCACGAAGCCGTGTCCGTGCAGGCCGGCGGGCAGCCCGGCGCTCAGCGGTCCCGAGGCGTGCAGACGGAATGGTCCCCGCCGCTGGCCAACGGCTTCCAGAGCATCCACGACGTCCTGAAGAGCGAGCCCAGTGCCTTCGTCTCGACCGGAAAAACTGTCACCTTCCGTCCAGACCCGGCTCTCACCAGCAAACTCGCTCGCCAGAACGCCAGCAAGAGCTTTTACGAGCACCGGCAGCCGGACTGCGGCCAGGATGCTAGGAAGAGGTCAGGTTCACTGCCCAGGGCTGTGGGCTTCAGACCCCAGGGCATCACCGTCCAGTTCTCTGGCCGCGGTTCCACGGAGGAGGCCCGCCGGGAGGCCCTGCGGAAGCTCGGCCTCCTCAAGGAGAACTTGTGA
- the PROSER2 gene encoding proline and serine-rich protein 2 isoform X1: MPVSRQQSESSEMEPDASPGGRLGDLSRGGSLESGSSGSRSRSVTLDDESLKYLTHEEKDVILFFEETIDSLEDDCEEQVLCDSGVHSHSPGSLDESTSSHSEPGDVIDLVQPAPEEGEPEFLPAATETAGAGPAGKEDSPVLECGKPEAQGRPSPDPEAPEAPPVLPSQPVAAPATEPPRRELPAPAAPAEHPKLPRSVPTPLVIAQKMSEKLAGSETFSPASPTEEGRPGEWRTLPSATPRTGGRLPWHRHPAQPAPKVHRFPSNISVTNSAGKEFNKTISRAAVSVQERKARVLANINGVSFLSPGDPEGRAPGGDLAEQGSSGSPEQGPRGRSEAGPVHEAVSVQAGGQPGAQRSRGVQTEWSPPLANGFQSIHDVLKSEPSAFVSTGKTVTFRPDPALTSKLARQNASKSFYEHRQPDCGQDARKRSGSLPRAVGFRPQGITVQFSGRGSTEEARREALRKLGLLKENL, translated from the exons GATGATGAGAGCCTCAAGTACCTGACACATGAGGAAAAGGATGTCATCCTGTTTTTTGAAGAGACTATTGATTCCCTGGAAGATGATTGTGAGGAGCAAGTCCTGTGTGACAGCGGTGTGCACTCCCACTCTCCAGGGTCTCTGGACGAGAGCACTTCCAGTCACTCGGAGCCGGGAGATGTCATCGATTTAGTGCAGCCGGCACCTGAGGAGGGGGAACCCGAGTTCCTCCCGGCTGCGACTGAGACAGCAG GGGCTGGCCCTGCCGGGAAGGAAGACAGTCCGGTCCTCGAATGCGGGAAACCAGAAGCCCAGGGTCGTCCATCACCAGACCCCGAGGCTCCAGAGGCCCCTCCGGTGCTGCCCTCCCAGCCGGTGGCCGCCCCGgcgacagagccccccaggagAGAGCTGCCGGCCCCCGCTGCTCCCGCGGAGCACCCCAAACTGCCCCGCTCCGTTCCCACCCCCCTGGTTATCGCTCAGAAAATGTCCGAGAAGTTGGCGGGAAGTGAAACATTTTCACCGGCGTCCCCCACCGAGGAGGGCAGGCCCGGGGAGTGGAGGACGCTGCCCTCGGCGACCCCTCGGACGGGGGGCCGCCTCCCGTGGCACAGACACCCGGCGCAGCCGGCGCCCAAGGTTCACCGCTTCCCCAGCAACATCAGCGTGACCAACAGCGCGGGGAAGGAGTTCAACAAGACCATCTCCAGGGCGGCGGTCAGCGTGCAGGAGCGGAAGGCCCGGGTGTTGGCCAACATCAACGGGGTCTCTTTCCTGTCCCCGGGGGACCCCGAAGGCCGGGCCCCCGGGGGTGACCTCGCGGAGCAGGGGAGCAGCGGCTCTCCGGAGCAGGGGCCGCGTGGCCGGAGCGAGGCCGGCCCCGTCCACGAAGCCGTGTCCGTGCAGGCCGGCGGGCAGCCCGGCGCTCAGCGGTCCCGAGGCGTGCAGACGGAATGGTCCCCGCCGCTGGCCAACGGCTTCCAGAGCATCCACGACGTCCTGAAGAGCGAGCCCAGTGCCTTCGTCTCGACCGGAAAAACTGTCACCTTCCGTCCAGACCCGGCTCTCACCAGCAAACTCGCTCGCCAGAACGCCAGCAAGAGCTTTTACGAGCACCGGCAGCCGGACTGCGGCCAGGATGCTAGGAAGAGGTCAGGTTCACTGCCCAGGGCTGTGGGCTTCAGACCCCAGGGCATCACCGTCCAGTTCTCTGGCCGCGGTTCCACGGAGGAGGCCCGCCGGGAGGCCCTGCGGAAGCTCGGCCTCCTCAAGGAGAACTTGTGA
- the PROSER2 gene encoding proline and serine-rich protein 2 isoform X2, giving the protein MNLAVISRVYAPKYHEAACLDDESLKYLTHEEKDVILFFEETIDSLEDDCEEQVLCDSGVHSHSPGSLDESTSSHSEPGDVIDLVQPAPEEGEPEFLPAATETAGAGPAGKEDSPVLECGKPEAQGRPSPDPEAPEAPPVLPSQPVAAPATEPPRRELPAPAAPAEHPKLPRSVPTPLVIAQKMSEKLAGSETFSPASPTEEGRPGEWRTLPSATPRTGGRLPWHRHPAQPAPKVHRFPSNISVTNSAGKEFNKTISRAAVSVQERKARVLANINGVSFLSPGDPEGRAPGGDLAEQGSSGSPEQGPRGRSEAGPVHEAVSVQAGGQPGAQRSRGVQTEWSPPLANGFQSIHDVLKSEPSAFVSTGKTVTFRPDPALTSKLARQNASKSFYEHRQPDCGQDARKRSGSLPRAVGFRPQGITVQFSGRGSTEEARREALRKLGLLKENL; this is encoded by the exons GATGATGAGAGCCTCAAGTACCTGACACATGAGGAAAAGGATGTCATCCTGTTTTTTGAAGAGACTATTGATTCCCTGGAAGATGATTGTGAGGAGCAAGTCCTGTGTGACAGCGGTGTGCACTCCCACTCTCCAGGGTCTCTGGACGAGAGCACTTCCAGTCACTCGGAGCCGGGAGATGTCATCGATTTAGTGCAGCCGGCACCTGAGGAGGGGGAACCCGAGTTCCTCCCGGCTGCGACTGAGACAGCAG GGGCTGGCCCTGCCGGGAAGGAAGACAGTCCGGTCCTCGAATGCGGGAAACCAGAAGCCCAGGGTCGTCCATCACCAGACCCCGAGGCTCCAGAGGCCCCTCCGGTGCTGCCCTCCCAGCCGGTGGCCGCCCCGgcgacagagccccccaggagAGAGCTGCCGGCCCCCGCTGCTCCCGCGGAGCACCCCAAACTGCCCCGCTCCGTTCCCACCCCCCTGGTTATCGCTCAGAAAATGTCCGAGAAGTTGGCGGGAAGTGAAACATTTTCACCGGCGTCCCCCACCGAGGAGGGCAGGCCCGGGGAGTGGAGGACGCTGCCCTCGGCGACCCCTCGGACGGGGGGCCGCCTCCCGTGGCACAGACACCCGGCGCAGCCGGCGCCCAAGGTTCACCGCTTCCCCAGCAACATCAGCGTGACCAACAGCGCGGGGAAGGAGTTCAACAAGACCATCTCCAGGGCGGCGGTCAGCGTGCAGGAGCGGAAGGCCCGGGTGTTGGCCAACATCAACGGGGTCTCTTTCCTGTCCCCGGGGGACCCCGAAGGCCGGGCCCCCGGGGGTGACCTCGCGGAGCAGGGGAGCAGCGGCTCTCCGGAGCAGGGGCCGCGTGGCCGGAGCGAGGCCGGCCCCGTCCACGAAGCCGTGTCCGTGCAGGCCGGCGGGCAGCCCGGCGCTCAGCGGTCCCGAGGCGTGCAGACGGAATGGTCCCCGCCGCTGGCCAACGGCTTCCAGAGCATCCACGACGTCCTGAAGAGCGAGCCCAGTGCCTTCGTCTCGACCGGAAAAACTGTCACCTTCCGTCCAGACCCGGCTCTCACCAGCAAACTCGCTCGCCAGAACGCCAGCAAGAGCTTTTACGAGCACCGGCAGCCGGACTGCGGCCAGGATGCTAGGAAGAGGTCAGGTTCACTGCCCAGGGCTGTGGGCTTCAGACCCCAGGGCATCACCGTCCAGTTCTCTGGCCGCGGTTCCACGGAGGAGGCCCGCCGGGAGGCCCTGCGGAAGCTCGGCCTCCTCAAGGAGAACTTGTGA